A genomic region of Palaemon carinicauda isolate YSFRI2023 chromosome 11, ASM3689809v2, whole genome shotgun sequence contains the following coding sequences:
- the LOC137649646 gene encoding isatin hydrolase-like, whose product MSLYINCCVVLCAMFCRMCACMENVVDLSYDVGEDSSVWITEKPYKVVNSTKGYVPAGYWYESSSFCMSEHTGTHLDAPSHFAEGKWTVDQIPLDRLMGPGVVIDMQDKVAKDPNAELTTDDVMAWLDENGPLRDGTIVFVRTGWASRYGNKTEYFGTDTNNKSELVFPGISKGAAQLLVSYEALSGNKVVGVGLDTPSLDHGRSQSFETHQSLMRANLYGLENVANLDKLPTTGFNVMVMPIKLRGGSGSPVRILATLANSGATFPILGNLGFLALFIIHLRQIV is encoded by the exons ATGTCTCTATATATAAATTGTTGTGTAGTGTTGTGCGCAATGTTTTGCCGTATGTGCGCGTGTATGGAAAACGTTGTTGATCTGTCTTACGATGTGGGCGAAGATAGTTCCGTTTGGATAACAGAGAAACCTTATAAGGTTGTGAATTCTACCAAAGGCTATGTCCCCGCTGGATATTG GTACGAATCCAGCAGCTTTTGCATGAGCGAACACACCGGAACTCACCTGGATGCCCCGTCGCATTTCGCAGAAGGAAAGTGGACTGTCGATCAGATCCCTCTAGATCGTTTGATGGGGCCAG GAGTGGTCATTGACATGCAGGACAAAGTTGCAAAAGATCCCAATGCCGAATTGACAACAGATGACGTCATGGCCTGGTTAGATGAAAACGGTCCTTTGCGAGATGGCACAATAGTCTTCGTCCGCACAGGGTGGGCATCCAG atatgggaataaaacagaatattttgGTACAGATACTAACAACAAAAGCGAATTGGTCTTCCCTG GTATAAGCAAAGGAGCTGCCCAGCTGCTTGTAAGTTATGAAGCACTTAGTGGCAACAAAGTGGTCGGAGTCGGACTGGACACTCCATCCCTAGACCATGGCAGATCGCAAAGCTTTGAAACTCACCAAAGTCTTATGAGAGCCAATTTATATGGGCTTGAAAATGTTGCTAATCTTGAT AAGTTACCAACGACAGGCTTCAACGTGATGGTGATGCCCATCAAGTTAAGAGGAGGGAGTGGCAGTCCAGTCAGGATCTTGGCTACTTTGGCCAACTCCGGTGCGACATTCCCAATCTTGGGAAACTTGGGATTTTTAGCTTTATTCATTATCCATCTTCGTCAGATAGTCTAA